AGAGTGTTATCTTTTTATTAATTTGAAGTAATCGTTTAGCGAGTTTCTTTTGAAGCGGTAATGATTTTTGATGTAATTCTAATAGATATATTAATGTATGATTAATTGTAATAGGAAGTGAAATATCATATTGTTGATAATGACATTGCGTAACACTTTTCGGACCTATTCCTGTTTGAATATATAATAATTGAGATGTTGTAATTTGATTCATGTTGTCATTCCTTTTCTAGGTTGTATTGTAAATGCTGCATGATTTTGGATTGAGTTATCTTTTTGATTTTCTTAATGGTTGATATAGAAAGATGCATCATATTTGCGATTTCGTATTGCTTATATCCTAGTAATTTTAAATCTAACCATTGTTTTTCTTGATTATTTAGTAGATAATAAATGTCTTGCAAAAGTAATGCATCCTCATCTAAAAACTGTATGGGCTCATTTTTTGAGTGGATAGGTGTATCGATATTGATAGTAGGTATTTTTTTGTTTTCTTTGCGAAATATATCGATAAGGTAATAGTTTAACCTAATAAATTGGTAAGAGGATAGTTTGCTAGATTGTGAGGGTTGATAATGATGAGTTAAGTGCCATAATTGGATTAACAGTAATTGATAAAACTCGTCATAATTATAAGTGATTTGATATCTTTTTAACAAATAATGTATGATTTTGTTGTACTCTTGATAAATTTTATTGAATTCCAAAGTTTTCTCCTATTTATGTACATAAAGTGTTTTTCCGGATAAAATGAATTTAAAATATGTAATAAAAAATTTCATTTGCTTAATTGTAAAAATAGGTGTTAAATAGTAAACATAGAAAATAACTAGGTATTTAATTTTTACATTTACATTGTCTTATTGTTTAAATAGAGCAAAGTTTGATAGGAGGTACGTATGGACTACGCACACTTAAATTTAGAACATTTTTTCGCACGCAATGATGATTTAGATCGAATTAAAGATCGCTCAGATTTTGTGATGATTAATAATTTTACTAATGAAATGAAATATAGAGATGGTGAAATTGAAGGTACAATTGATTTAAATCAATATTTTTATAAAAATAGATCACAAGCTGTTAGTTTCATCATGATGGAATATAAAAAACATAATAAATAAAAGTAATAATTTAGACTTAGAAATGGTATTGACACTATCATATGTAGATTGCATGTTTTTATGCGTGCAACATTTTATTTAGATAGTGTCTATATTGTTGTCTAAATCTTTTTCATCTCAAAAGTTTCATTTTTATTACTTTTTATTTATGAATTTGTAACAAAGTATATATTAAATTGTGAATCAGAATTAATAATGTTAAACTTTATTATCGTAATACAATTCAAAAGTATAACAACATTGACCTAAGAGGTGTGAATATGACGAAGCACAAAAAGGGATCTATTGTTGCAATTTTAGGATTGCTGATTATCTTTGTAGTTGGTGCTATTATCTTTTTCTCAATGGTTTCAGACCAAATTTTCTTTAAACATGTAAAAGAAGAACAGAAAATTGAGAAATTAGATGTAACTTTAGATAAAGCTGCAAAGAAACAAATAGATAACTATACGAGTCAACAAGTATCGAATAAAAACAATGATGCGTGGAGAGATGCATCATCAACTGAAATAAAATCAGCTATGGATAGTAGTCAATTTATCGATAGTGACGTACAAAAATATCAATTTTTAGATTTATCTAAATATCAAGGTATTGATGAAAAAAGAATTAAACGTATGTTAGTTGATCGACCAACTTTACTGAAACATACGGATGACTTTACAAAAGCAGCGAAAGATAAACATGTTAACGAAGTGTATTTAATTTCACATGCGTTATTAGAAACTGGCGCTGCTAAGAGTGAATTATCTAAAGGTGTAGAAATTGATGGTAAGAAATACTACAACTTTTATGGTGTAGGTGCATTAGACAAAGATCCTGTTAAGACAGGTGCTGAATATGCTAAAAAACATGGTTGGGACACACCTCAAAAAGCCATTTATGGTGGTGCTGATTTCATTCATAATCATTTCTTAAAACATGAAGATCAAGATACACTATACAGTATGAGATGGAATCCTAAGAATCCTGGTGAACATCAATATGCAACTGACATTAAATGGGCTGAAAGTAATGCCACTATCATCGCGGATTTTTATAAAGATATGAAAACGGAAGGTAAATACTTCAAATTATATGTTTATAAAGATGATAAAGACCATTTGAAGAAATAATTAATGTTAAAAAATGCCTGCAACGGTAATAACGGTTGCAGGCATTTTTGTATTCATCATTATTATTATTCAGCTTTATTATGACGTGTTATCCATAAAAACATTATAATAGTGAGTGCTATGATTTTCGAAACTAATTTCATTTCATCACCTCAAAGAAAGATTTTATCACAAATTTTAAAGGATTAAATTGTTCAAGATTAGGATATATATATGAGTAAATATGAAAATATAATTTTTGATAATGAGCGAACTTAAAAATGACTACACTTATAAAGTTCATCACGGAAATAGATTGTAGAAAGAGGATGATTTAATCATGCGAGTAGCTATAATAGGAATGGGCACAGCAGGTGTGAGTGTTTTACGTCAACTAGTCAAACACGACCATTTTGAAAAATTAAAAGTAGATGTGTATGATGACCGCAATAATATGGGACAGGGTGTTCCATTTCAAAATGATAGTAGTGAGTTACTCATTAATATGCCATCTAAAAAGATGAGCTTAAATTTAGATGATGATGAAGAGTTTTGGAAATGGTATCAACATCAACAAGTATTTGATTTCGATAATCCTACATACTTACCACGTTTTGTATTTGGACATTATATGAAATCATACTTATCCAAATTCGATGAGCAATATGAAAATATTACTATTATCAATCATAAAGTACACGAGATTTTTACAACATCGAAAGTGGATGAAACGAATTTAAAATATTATGTATGTACCTCAGATGATATGAAAGAATGGCGAGAATACGATTACTTATTCTTAACATTTGGTACATTTGCCTATCACGATCCATATCATTTAAAAGGTATAAAAGGGTTTAAACCGACACCTTATCCTACATACAATTCATTAGATGATGTAAATGAAGATGATAGAATTGCCATTCTTGGAACTGGTCTCGCTAGTCTAGATGTCATTCGATATGTGACTGCACATCACCCTAGATTACCTATTTTAATGACAAGTCGATCAGCCAATTTACCAAGTGTAAGAGGTCAAATGGTAGATATAGAATTTACACATTTAACAAAACAAAAATTTAATGATTTACAGGCACAAAATTATGGAAATGTACCTTTAGATGTTGCAGTAGATTTATTTTTAAAAGAATGTAGCGACTACGGTATAGATTTTGAAAAACTTATCAATAGAAGAACTTGTAATCATATTAATGATTTAAAATTTGATTTAGAACATGAAAAGGAAATGGGAATATTCCAAAGTATAATTGAATATTTAAAGGAAAATTTAAATTGGATATGGAATAGCTTTAGCTTTGAAGATCAACAACAATTCCAAAAGAAATATACTAAAATAATTCAACTTAATTCTAATCCAATGCCTCCTAGAACTGCGAAATTACTTATTGAATTATTAGAACAAGAGGCATTGATTATCCGTAAAAATTTAAAAAATGTTTATCATGAGGACGGATTATTCCATTTACAATATGAAAATGAGAATGACATTGAAGATTTTAATGTAGTCATTAATGCAACTGGATCTAAAAATCATTTATCTGAGTTAGATGAAGATGACCAATTAATTCTTAATTTAGAAAATAGGCAAATTGTACAAGCACATCCTTTAGGCGGTATACAAATTATTCCTGAAACGAACCAAGTTATTAGTCCGAGGTTTGGTACTTTAACTAATGTGATAGCGATTGGACAAATGACAAATGGCGTCAATAAACTTAGAAACGGTGTTAAAATGATTGTTAACCAAGTGGCTAATGCGGTGGATAGATTATATGACACGCAACAAGACTTTGAAAATATCAAAGAAGAAAGCTAAAAGCGTTAAGTAATTATATCTGGGCGTATTTTAAATCTATATTTTATTTAAAAGATAAACAAAATCCGATGATTTAATTTAAAAGTATTACTTTAATTAAGTACAATGTATAGTAATTGTATTTTTGAAAAAGGTGTAGTATGATTTGAATTGTAGTAAATTAGACTACAATACTCAATTAACCTTTAACAATTTCATATAAAATTCTTTCGGGGCAGGGTGGAATTCCCAACCGGCAGTGATATGAGCCTGCGACCTGCTAACATTTGTTAGTGGCTGATCTAGTGAAATTCTAGAGCCGACAGTTAAAGTCTGGATGGGAGAAAGAATGACGTTTATCGACATTAACATATATTTGTATAAGTATGTGTATTAATAAGTATGTTTATATTTTTAGATATAAATATGCTTATTTGAAGATATATGATTCGCCTTATGCCTTGAAATATACAATTTCATTGGTGTAAGGCTTTTTAATTTTAGAGGTGATATTTTGAGTAAATTTATGAATTATGCTATACAACTTGCACAAATGGTTGATGGACAAACAGGTGTTAATCCTCCAGTGGGTTCAGTTGTTGTCAAAGACGGAAGAATAGTTGGTATTGGTGCACACTTACGAAAAGGTGATAAACATGCTGAAGTTCAAGCTTTAGACATGGCACAATCAGAAGCCAATGGTGCTACCATTTATGTGTCATTAGAGCCATGTACACACCATGGTTCAACACCACCATGTGTAGATAAAATCATTGAAGCTGGTATTCACAAAGTCATCTATGCTGTTAAAGATACTACCCTTATTTCAAAAGGCGATGACATTTTTAAAAATGCAGGCATCGAAGTTGAATTTCAATATAATGCCGTTGCAGCGCAACTTTATCAAGATTTCTTCACTGCAAAAAGAAATGGTATTCCCGAATTAACGGTTAAAGTTTCAGCTAGTTTAGATGGCAAACAAGCTACCGATGATGGCGAGAGTAAGTGGATTACTAATAAAGAAGTAAAAAAAGACGTCTATCAATTACGTCATAGTCACGATGCAGTATTGACTGGACGTAAAACAGTAGAAGCTGACGATCCATTATACACGACAAGGATAGCTGCTGGGAAACATCCAATTCGAGTCATACTTAGTAAGAGTGGCAAATTAGACTTTAATCAACAACTATTCCATGATTATGCATCTCCTATTTGGATTTATACAGAAAATAAAAATTTAAAAGTAGACAATAGTAATGTAACTATTATTTATATGGAACAATGCGATATTAAATCTATTTTGAAAGATTTATATCAAAAAGGTATCGGGAAACTGTTAGTCGAAGCAGGTCCCGAAATTACTTCAGAATTTCTCCAATCTGATCACTTAGATCACCTTGTACTTTATTTTGCCCCGAAAATAATAGGTGGTTCTGGTAAGTATCAATTTTTCCAAACTGACCAGATAGTGTCTTTACCAGATACAACTCAATTTGAAATTGTTAATTCCACGTTAATTCAACAAAATATTAAATTAGTTTTGAGAAAGAAGTGATTGCAAATGTTTACAGGCATCATCGAAGAAATAGGAACGGTTCAAGAGGTTCGTAATCAAAATTCAGTTCGAACATTAGTAATTACTGCTGAAAAAATATTAGAAGATATGCATATTGGTGATTCAATTAGTGTAAATGGTGCGTGTTTAACTGTCATTGATTTCGATGACCAAACATTTTCAGTGCAAGTCATTAAAGGCACAGAAAATAAAACCTACCTCTCAGATGTACAACGCCATACGAAAGTTAATTTAGAAAGAGCAATGAGTGGTAACGGCAGGTTTGGCGGTCATTTTGTGTTAGGTCATGTTGATGATTTAGGAACAATATCTAAAATTAATGAATCTGCCAATTCAATGATTATCCAAATAAAAGCATCCAAAACACTACTTAATCAAATGGTTAAGCAAGGATCGATAACGGTAGATGGTACAAGTTTGACGATTTTCGATCTTCATTCGGATGCTTTTGATATTCATTTGATTCCTGAAACAAGACGTTCCACAATCTTATCAAGTAAAAAAGTGGGCGATAACGTACATCTAGAATCAGATGTGTTATTCAAATATGTTGAAAATATCTTAAATCAAAATCAATCAAGTTTAACAGAAGAAAAACTAAAAGCATTTGGTTTTTAGGGGAGGCAATAAACATGAAATTCGACAGTATTGAATTAGCCTTAGATGCTTTAAAACAAGGTGAAAGTATTATTGTAGTTGATGATGAAGATAGAGAAAATGAAGGCGATCTAATAGCAATAACTGAATGGATGAAAGACGATACGATTAATTTCATGGCTAAAGAAGGTCGTGGGTTAATTTGTACACCTATCAGTTCAAGCATTAGTGAACAACTAGATCTCCATCCAATGGAATCAAATAACTCAGATGTGTTTGGCACTAATTTTACTGTAAGTATCGATCATAAGAATACAACAACCGGTATCAGTGCGAACGAGAGAACACTAACTGCTAGAGCACTGATTGATCAACATGCGAAAGCTTCAGATTTTAACCGACCAGGCCATTTATTTCCTTTAATTGCTAAAGATAATGGTGTGTTAGAAAGAAATGGTCATACCGAAGCGGCAATAGATCTTGCTAAATTAACAGGTGCTAAACCAGCAGGTGTGATTTGTGAAATTATGAATGATGATGGGTCTATGGCTAAAGGTGAAGATCTCCAAGCATTCAAAGATAAACATCAATTAGTTATGATTACGATTGAAAGTTTAATAGAATATCGTCAAGTTAACGAATCACATGTAAAACTCAATGCAAAAGTAAAAATGCCAACAGACTTTGGTACATTTGATATGTATGGTTTTACAACTGATTATAGTGAAGAAGAAATCGTCGTTATAACTAAAGGTGATATTAGATCACATGAAAATGTACGAATCCATTCTGCATGCCTTACGGGTGATATTTTCCATAGCCAACGATGTGATTGTGGTGCTCAATTAGAAGCTTCGATGAATTATATAGAACAACACGGTGGAATGATTATCTATTTACCTCAAGAAGGTCGTGGCATAGGACTCATGAATAAATTACGTGCCTATGAATTAATTGAAAAAGGTTATGATACCGTTACAGCAAATTTAGCGTTAGGATTCGATGAAGATTTACGAGATTATAATATCGCTGCACAAATTCTTAAATATTTTGCTATTGAAAAGGTTAACTTATTAAGTAATAATCCGAAGAAATTTGAAGGATTAAAAGAATATGGTATTAATATCCAAAAACGTATAGAAGTGATTGTACCTGAAACACAATATAATCATGACTATATGACAACCAAAAAAGAAAAAATGGGACATTTAATTTAGGAGGATAATAAAATGAATTTTGAAGGAAAATTAGTTGGTAAAGATTTAAAAGTCGCTATTGTGGTTAGTAGATTTAATGATTTTATTACTGGACGTTTGTTAGAGGGTGCTAAGGATACTTTTATTCGTCACGATGTTGACGAAAACAATATTGATGTTGCTTATGTACCTGGTGCTTTTGAAATTCCTATGGTAGCTAGAAAGTTAGCTCAAACAGGTAAATATGATGCAGTAGTTACTTTAGGATGTGTCATAAGAGGGGCTACGTCTCATTATGATTATGTATGTAATGAAGTTGCAAAAGGCGTATCCAAAGCTAATGAATCTACAGATGTTCCTGTTATCTTCGGTATCTTAACTACGGAAAGTATCGAGCAAGCAGTTGAACGTGCAGGAACTAAAGCAGGTAATAAAGGTTCTGAAGCAGCAGTAAGTGCCATTGAAATGGCTAATTTAATGAAACAATTTTAAATAAAGGAAGTGGGACAGAAATAATAAAGAACCACTAATCATTTATTATGTAGTGGTTCTTACGCATTAGCTACAGCTAATGTGTACTTTAAAATAGGAATACATGAGTGAAACTCATGCATAAGAAATACTAATTTCTAAAGAAATAGAATGACTTTACAGTCAACTACTGCCTAAATATGAATATAACTTGAAATATATTTATGTTCTAAACTGATAGACTGCCTACAAAATTAATATTTTGTGGGCAGTTTTTGATGCTAAATTTATTTACGTAAGTACTTCGTAGATAACCCTACAAGAGAAAAAACACTTATACCAATAGCTGAGAAAATACCGACTTTTTTCAATGTTTCTGGTGTGGCAAATTCTTTTACTGCTAAAGATAAATTTTGTGGGCGTTCTGCTAATCTTCTCATAAAGTATGCAAACCAGTCATCTCCATAAGGGACATATACTGTGAAATGATAGCCCTCATTAGCAATAGATTGCGCTAATTCTGAACGGAAACCATATAGCATTTGGAACTCCATTTGGTCTTTTTCGATATGATTTTCTTTCATGAATTGTTTCACATGATTAATAATATTATGATCATGCGTTGCAATTGAAGTAAAATTACGTGCATTTAATAGTCTTTTTTCAATTATTTTAATATAATTTGCGTCAATCTCTTCTTTAGTTTGGTACGCAATAGAGGCATCCTCTTTATATGCACCTTTAACGAGTCTTAAACGTAATTCAGGGTATTTATCAATCAGTTTTTCAGCATCATATAGATATGCTTGAATCACTGTTCCCACATTCTTGAATTCTCCCTTTAATCGATCTAACACTTCAATAATTTGTTGTAAGCTATCATACTTTTCGGTATCTATATTGATATGCATATTGCCATATTCATTAGCTTTAAGTAAAATCTCTCTCAAATTTTGATATGCAAGTTCTAAGTCAAACTCACTACCTAATAAACTTAATTTAACTGACATATGTGCATCAACTTGGTATTGGTTTATGGCTTCCATAATTTCTAGTATTTCTTGTTTAGCTTGTTGACTTTCTTGCTCTGTCGTCACAAATTCCCCTAAGTTATCTACGGTAACTGAAATTTTGTTTTCGTTTAAATATTCAATTGTTTCTATCAATTGTGGAATTGTGTTACCGGCTACTACTTTGTTGGCGCCAAGTCTTGGACCCACTTGTTTTGCAGCATTATTTAAATAACTATTATTAGACAAAGCTATAAATACATTTTTGAAAACTCCCATCGTACATACCTCCATAACCAAATATCATTGGTACTTTTAAAATAGTGTATCATGAAACATATTTTCAAGAAAGCGTTTACATAAAGAATTTAATAATGTTTTTAGTAAAATTACATGATTGAAGATAGAAAAATACTAAGCGTTTAAGTTAATAGATTAAAATGGCAATTAATTATAATGTTTTGCTATAATTATGCTATTGAAGATTATTGAAAAAGGGGCAATTTAAGAATGTGGAAGTGGGAAACTGAAAATGACGCAAAAGGCGTTGTTGTCATTGCTCATAATATATTAGAACATACTGGTCGTTATGCATATGTTATTACGATGTTAAGAAGAAATGGTTATCATGTCATTATGGGTGATTTACCTGGACAGGGCCAAACTTCTAGAGCTAATAAAGGTCAAATTGAAGATTTTAATGAATATCATGAGAATATATTAGAATGGATTAAAATTGCTAACGAGTATAAGATTCCAACGTTTGTACTAGGTGTAGGTTTAGGTGGTTTAATTTTAATTAACTTATTAGAGCGAGTAGAATTACCTGTAGAAGGTTTAATGCTTATTTCACCACTATTAGAATTTAAACAATCTGGTAAAGATAGAAAGAATAAATTACTTTCTAATGTTGGTAAAGTATCTAAAGATGCTCGCTTTAAAATTGGTATCACTGCTCAAGACCTAACACGTAATGAAGAAGTAATTGAAGATACAGTAAATGATGGATTAATGTTGAAGAAAGTGACATATCATTGGTATAACCTTATTAATGAAATGATGAAAGAGACAATGGAGCATATCAAGGATATTAAGCCGTTACCAACTTTAATTATGACAGGTAGTGAAGATATCATTTCAGAAATCAATGCGACTGAAACGTTTAAAGATAAATTAGTAACGAATGAGTTATATTATAAAGTATGGAATGGTTTATATCATGAGATACATAACGAACCAGAGCGAGATCAAGTGATGCGTTATGTATTAACGTTTCTTAATAATAGCGTGAATACTATGGGATTTATTGTTGAAGAAGACGAAATAGAAGATATTTGATTTGAACCAGGTTGTTTAAACAGCCTGGTTTTCTTGTGAAAATGTAGTATAAAACGATAAAACTTTTTTATAAGGTTAGTGGAGATAAATACGTAAAATCTTTTTTAATTTATAGTTGCAATTTTAATGTAATATTGATATATTTTGTTTGGATTAAAAATATAATTTTAATATGTAATAAGACTTTGTGTATTGAGATTGAACCATTTTGTAAAATTATATTTTTATATGTCACATTTATAGTAAAATACACAAGTCTTAACTAAGCATTTCATTTATCAAATGTTCTGTTAATATGAACAAGCAATATTGACAATTTTTCAATTAACCGATGGTAGAAATTTGGGAGTCGGTTATTTTAGAAAATGATAAATTTAACTTGTTATTTGGGAGATGTTAACTATGAATCAAAATGAAAATGAAAGAGTTTATGGTATTTTACAGTTAGACAAGTTGTTAGCCGATGTTAATTCTATTTTTGAAACAATCCAAAAAGAATATGATATGTCTAAAGAAGAAATTTTAATTTTATTAAACCTATGGGAAAAAGGTTCAATGACTTTAAAAGAGATGGACGAGTTTGTTGAAATTAAGCCGTATAAACG
The DNA window shown above is from Staphylococcus sp. M0911 and carries:
- a CDS encoding proline dehydrogenase, which encodes MGVFKNVFIALSNNSYLNNAAKQVGPRLGANKVVAGNTIPQLIETIEYLNENKISVTVDNLGEFVTTEQESQQAKQEILEIMEAINQYQVDAHMSVKLSLLGSEFDLELAYQNLREILLKANEYGNMHINIDTEKYDSLQQIIEVLDRLKGEFKNVGTVIQAYLYDAEKLIDKYPELRLRLVKGAYKEDASIAYQTKEEIDANYIKIIEKRLLNARNFTSIATHDHNIINHVKQFMKENHIEKDQMEFQMLYGFRSELAQSIANEGYHFTVYVPYGDDWFAYFMRRLAERPQNLSLAVKEFATPETLKKVGIFSAIGISVFSLVGLSTKYLRK
- the ribE gene encoding 6,7-dimethyl-8-ribityllumazine synthase, producing MNFEGKLVGKDLKVAIVVSRFNDFITGRLLEGAKDTFIRHDVDENNIDVAYVPGAFEIPMVARKLAQTGKYDAVVTLGCVIRGATSHYDYVCNEVAKGVSKANESTDVPVIFGILTTESIEQAVERAGTKAGNKGSEAAVSAIEMANLMKQF
- a CDS encoding sigma factor, which translates into the protein MEFNKIYQEYNKIIHYLLKRYQITYNYDEFYQLLLIQLWHLTHHYQPSQSSKLSSYQFIRLNYYLIDIFRKENKKIPTINIDTPIHSKNEPIQFLDEDALLLQDIYYLLNNQEKQWLDLKLLGYKQYEIANMMHLSISTIKKIKKITQSKIMQHLQYNLEKE
- the ribD gene encoding bifunctional diaminohydroxyphosphoribosylaminopyrimidine deaminase/5-amino-6-(5-phosphoribosylamino)uracil reductase RibD encodes the protein MSKFMNYAIQLAQMVDGQTGVNPPVGSVVVKDGRIVGIGAHLRKGDKHAEVQALDMAQSEANGATIYVSLEPCTHHGSTPPCVDKIIEAGIHKVIYAVKDTTLISKGDDIFKNAGIEVEFQYNAVAAQLYQDFFTAKRNGIPELTVKVSASLDGKQATDDGESKWITNKEVKKDVYQLRHSHDAVLTGRKTVEADDPLYTTRIAAGKHPIRVILSKSGKLDFNQQLFHDYASPIWIYTENKNLKVDNSNVTIIYMEQCDIKSILKDLYQKGIGKLLVEAGPEITSEFLQSDHLDHLVLYFAPKIIGGSGKYQFFQTDQIVSLPDTTQFEIVNSTLIQQNIKLVLRKK
- a CDS encoding alpha/beta hydrolase, coding for MWKWETENDAKGVVVIAHNILEHTGRYAYVITMLRRNGYHVIMGDLPGQGQTSRANKGQIEDFNEYHENILEWIKIANEYKIPTFVLGVGLGGLILINLLERVELPVEGLMLISPLLEFKQSGKDRKNKLLSNVGKVSKDARFKIGITAQDLTRNEEVIEDTVNDGLMLKKVTYHWYNLINEMMKETMEHIKDIKPLPTLIMTGSEDIISEINATETFKDKLVTNELYYKVWNGLYHEIHNEPERDQVMRYVLTFLNNSVNTMGFIVEEDEIEDI
- a CDS encoding N-acetylglucosaminidase; translated protein: MTKHKKGSIVAILGLLIIFVVGAIIFFSMVSDQIFFKHVKEEQKIEKLDVTLDKAAKKQIDNYTSQQVSNKNNDAWRDASSTEIKSAMDSSQFIDSDVQKYQFLDLSKYQGIDEKRIKRMLVDRPTLLKHTDDFTKAAKDKHVNEVYLISHALLETGAAKSELSKGVEIDGKKYYNFYGVGALDKDPVKTGAEYAKKHGWDTPQKAIYGGADFIHNHFLKHEDQDTLYSMRWNPKNPGEHQYATDIKWAESNATIIADFYKDMKTEGKYFKLYVYKDDKDHLKK
- a CDS encoding FAD/NAD(P)-binding protein codes for the protein MRVAIIGMGTAGVSVLRQLVKHDHFEKLKVDVYDDRNNMGQGVPFQNDSSELLINMPSKKMSLNLDDDEEFWKWYQHQQVFDFDNPTYLPRFVFGHYMKSYLSKFDEQYENITIINHKVHEIFTTSKVDETNLKYYVCTSDDMKEWREYDYLFLTFGTFAYHDPYHLKGIKGFKPTPYPTYNSLDDVNEDDRIAILGTGLASLDVIRYVTAHHPRLPILMTSRSANLPSVRGQMVDIEFTHLTKQKFNDLQAQNYGNVPLDVAVDLFLKECSDYGIDFEKLINRRTCNHINDLKFDLEHEKEMGIFQSIIEYLKENLNWIWNSFSFEDQQQFQKKYTKIIQLNSNPMPPRTAKLLIELLEQEALIIRKNLKNVYHEDGLFHLQYENENDIEDFNVVINATGSKNHLSELDEDDQLILNLENRQIVQAHPLGGIQIIPETNQVISPRFGTLTNVIAIGQMTNGVNKLRNGVKMIVNQVANAVDRLYDTQQDFENIKEES
- a CDS encoding bifunctional 3,4-dihydroxy-2-butanone-4-phosphate synthase/GTP cyclohydrolase II produces the protein MKFDSIELALDALKQGESIIVVDDEDRENEGDLIAITEWMKDDTINFMAKEGRGLICTPISSSISEQLDLHPMESNNSDVFGTNFTVSIDHKNTTTGISANERTLTARALIDQHAKASDFNRPGHLFPLIAKDNGVLERNGHTEAAIDLAKLTGAKPAGVICEIMNDDGSMAKGEDLQAFKDKHQLVMITIESLIEYRQVNESHVKLNAKVKMPTDFGTFDMYGFTTDYSEEEIVVITKGDIRSHENVRIHSACLTGDIFHSQRCDCGAQLEASMNYIEQHGGMIIYLPQEGRGIGLMNKLRAYELIEKGYDTVTANLALGFDEDLRDYNIAAQILKYFAIEKVNLLSNNPKKFEGLKEYGINIQKRIEVIVPETQYNHDYMTTKKEKMGHLI
- a CDS encoding MarR family transcriptional regulator; its protein translation is MNQNENERVYGILQLDKLLADVNSIFETIQKEYDMSKEEILILLNLWEKGSMTLKEMDEFVEIKPYKRTRTYNNLVNLEWIYKERPQDDERTVIIHFNEKLAKQKAGLLDFIGETITSKSEPMQTSLKSILAV
- the ribE gene encoding riboflavin synthase, with protein sequence MFTGIIEEIGTVQEVRNQNSVRTLVITAEKILEDMHIGDSISVNGACLTVIDFDDQTFSVQVIKGTENKTYLSDVQRHTKVNLERAMSGNGRFGGHFVLGHVDDLGTISKINESANSMIIQIKASKTLLNQMVKQGSITVDGTSLTIFDLHSDAFDIHLIPETRRSTILSSKKVGDNVHLESDVLFKYVENILNQNQSSLTEEKLKAFGF